A genome region from Candidatus Poribacteria bacterium includes the following:
- a CDS encoding MFS transporter, which yields MENPQNPSKASSRKQFYFLTLSHTVLDSYATLLSHLQPLLLKKLAISAATRNSLAGNFILIYSIFSSFGQILFGWLSDRVRSVHFLTFGVGLTALGLSFLWVAPSPRVVYLLLTIGGLGIASFHPQATTYAGALATEGRGMGISIFLTGGNVGRALGPLVLMFIPYRYGLEYLVWEMIPGVLVALLVPKVLKFEKSLDLTATPRGRLEEAPRPQEPFWTVARPHLLPLNVLFIIAALRTVTAVGLENFLSIYLADQNYSDQMRSLVIAIFIFAGSMGIMSSGWLITRVNTYLLLLVSLLGSPPLLYASLHTEGPSFLVLLFLGNVVLSSSMTVNIILAQMILRGHENIASSFMMGAAWGVGGVLNKVVGILGDQYGLPIVLDGLVMIPVVLAPLLILLRDQPNLSRPNI from the coding sequence ATGGAAAACCCTCAAAATCCTTCTAAAGCGTCTTCTCGGAAACAGTTCTATTTTCTGACGTTATCCCATACGGTCCTCGACTCCTACGCGACCCTCTTGTCGCATCTGCAACCGCTCTTACTGAAAAAGTTAGCGATCTCAGCCGCAACACGAAACAGTTTAGCCGGCAACTTTATCTTGATTTATAGCATTTTTAGTTCCTTCGGACAGATACTTTTCGGATGGCTGTCGGATCGGGTACGATCAGTGCATTTCCTGACGTTTGGGGTTGGCTTAACCGCACTCGGTTTGAGCTTCCTGTGGGTGGCCCCTTCACCGCGTGTCGTATATCTGCTATTAACGATAGGCGGACTCGGCATTGCTTCCTTCCATCCACAAGCGACGACCTATGCGGGCGCGCTCGCCACAGAAGGTAGAGGCATGGGGATCTCCATCTTTCTCACAGGCGGTAACGTCGGCCGGGCACTCGGTCCATTGGTGTTGATGTTCATTCCCTACCGTTACGGCTTAGAATACTTGGTTTGGGAAATGATACCAGGCGTGCTTGTCGCTTTGTTAGTGCCGAAAGTGCTGAAATTCGAGAAGTCGCTGGATCTCACGGCTACGCCGCGTGGAAGGTTGGAAGAGGCACCGAGACCGCAAGAACCCTTTTGGACTGTCGCCCGTCCACATCTGCTACCGCTCAATGTGCTATTTATTATTGCGGCACTGCGAACTGTCACAGCAGTCGGCTTGGAAAATTTCCTGTCCATCTATCTGGCTGACCAAAATTATTCCGACCAGATGCGTTCGCTCGTGATTGCGATCTTCATCTTCGCGGGTTCCATGGGTATCATGTCGAGTGGTTGGCTCATCACTCGAGTGAACACGTACCTCCTGTTGTTAGTCTCGCTGCTCGGATCGCCACCGCTTCTCTACGCCTCACTACACACGGAGGGTCCGAGTTTCCTGGTGCTCCTCTTTTTAGGGAACGTGGTCCTCTCAAGTTCAATGACGGTTAACATCATCTTAGCACAAATGATCCTACGCGGGCATGAAAACATTGCATCGAGTTTTATGATGGGTGCGGCGTGGGGTGTCGGTGGGGTACTAAATAAAGTCGTCGGTATTCTGGGAGATCAATACGGTTTACCTATCGTGCTTGATGGGTTAGTGATGATTCCGGTGGTCTTGGCACCACTCCTGATTCTGCTACGCGATCAACCGAACTTATCGAGACCGAACATTTAG
- a CDS encoding phytanoyl-CoA dioxygenase family protein has protein sequence MARLEPFFVSNELLDHPEKLRERAQQDGYLFFRGLIDTDAIYEVRRDFLEICHRHGWAKGGDALMDGIRIGGPFMEGDDGYWPVLDEFQCLESFHAFAHHPAILDVCDKLFGEKTLVHPRNIGRIMFPENTKYTTPAHQDFIHIRGTEETYTGWIPLGSCPEVLGGLSVLSGSHQGGIYPVKPALGAGGLGIDTAPLEAGGFYWVGGDYEIGDALFFHSHAVHKAIPNQTSDRIRLSVDYRYQGNSTPVTDGSLLPHFNRMAWDDIYKDWTSTEYQYYWNAFDLNRVER, from the coding sequence ATGGCAAGACTCGAACCTTTTTTTGTTTCAAATGAACTCTTAGATCACCCTGAAAAACTCCGGGAACGCGCGCAACAGGACGGGTATCTCTTCTTTCGTGGCTTGATTGATACCGATGCTATCTACGAAGTGCGTCGCGATTTCTTGGAGATCTGCCATCGACACGGATGGGCAAAAGGTGGAGACGCGCTGATGGACGGTATTCGTATCGGCGGTCCTTTTATGGAAGGCGATGATGGCTATTGGCCCGTCTTAGACGAGTTCCAATGTTTGGAATCCTTTCACGCGTTCGCGCACCATCCCGCGATCCTGGACGTGTGCGACAAACTCTTCGGCGAAAAGACGCTCGTGCATCCGCGGAATATTGGAAGAATTATGTTCCCAGAGAACACAAAATACACAACACCTGCCCATCAAGATTTCATCCATATCCGAGGGACAGAGGAAACCTACACCGGATGGATACCGCTTGGCTCCTGTCCAGAAGTGTTAGGCGGATTGTCGGTACTCTCCGGCTCACATCAAGGTGGCATATATCCCGTCAAACCAGCACTCGGTGCAGGTGGACTCGGTATTGATACTGCGCCTTTGGAAGCAGGTGGGTTCTATTGGGTAGGCGGTGATTATGAAATTGGGGATGCCCTCTTCTTTCACAGCCACGCCGTTCACAAGGCGATACCGAATCAGACCTCGGATCGAATCCGTCTCTCGGTGGATTACCGCTATCAAGGAAACTCTACGCCCGTCACTGACGGCTCACTTCTACCGCATTTCAACCGGATGGCGTGGGACGACATTTACAAGGACTGGACTTCAACGGAATATCAGTACTATTGGAATGCGTTCGATTTGAACAGGGTTGAACGGTGA
- a CDS encoding amidohydrolase — protein MRIIDPHVHVWKNDPQFPWAPETTSPPTEDATAETLLALMAANGVEKTVLVQVIHYRWDNRYAADTMRRYPDTFMGVCRINPEDPDAPDHLSRWTEEDGFHGVRLSPSVGEAGDWFAGPLMPPIFRRAETLGVPMLILTGAERLVDLVPLLEQHSDLDVVIDHMAGCSPDTPEKLDLLLNLARFPRVYVKISHTWSISKTGYPWADTFEQVKKVYQAFGGSRLMWGTDWPVCLSRASYSETLSVVRDEMDFFTPEDREWVLGKTALRLWHF, from the coding sequence ATGAGAATTATCGATCCACATGTTCACGTTTGGAAAAACGATCCGCAGTTCCCATGGGCACCGGAGACAACAAGTCCACCTACAGAGGATGCGACAGCAGAGACGCTACTGGCGCTGATGGCGGCGAATGGTGTCGAAAAAACCGTTCTCGTTCAAGTTATCCATTACCGCTGGGATAATAGGTACGCTGCTGACACAATGAGAAGATACCCGGATACGTTCATGGGTGTCTGCCGAATCAACCCCGAAGATCCGGATGCCCCCGATCACCTCAGCCGCTGGACGGAGGAGGACGGTTTCCACGGGGTTCGGCTGAGTCCCTCTGTGGGTGAGGCAGGCGACTGGTTTGCTGGACCGTTGATGCCACCTATTTTCCGTCGTGCGGAAACTCTCGGTGTTCCGATGCTGATTCTCACCGGAGCCGAGCGATTGGTGGATCTCGTGCCGCTCTTGGAACAGCACTCGGACCTTGATGTTGTTATAGATCACATGGCAGGTTGCTCACCAGACACGCCTGAAAAACTGGACTTACTGCTGAACCTTGCCCGGTTTCCGCGAGTCTACGTCAAAATTAGCCATACGTGGTCGATATCGAAAACGGGTTATCCGTGGGCAGACACCTTTGAACAGGTTAAGAAGGTGTATCAAGCGTTCGGAGGTTCGCGACTGATGTGGGGAACGGATTGGCCCGTCTGTCTCAGTCGAGCCAGTTATTCAGAGACCTTGTCAGTTGTCCGAGATGAGATGGATTTCTTTACACCGGAAGACCGGGAGTGGGTGTTAGGAAAAACCGCGCTCCGACTTTGGCACTTTTAG
- a CDS encoding flippase-like domain-containing protein → MALRWSAKYLYPFSIDISRLWREDTDKQKISRIHTASVPLDKKQIQRVTKIGLPTVLAIVIAYFLLKEIDIQEIPKTLSRLSLKALLIGFGCYGVLVLAKALRFRALLNLDSGVHKVFPILAMHTFWGNILPMRTGDVSYVYLMQRRQQVDATQGVASLLVASLIDLVLLMGLVVATAWHLRAALRDTLSGTVLYLIPLLMGGGLVAAIVFVYAAPHACMRFAEGCAGPLLALEKSPVSWTVDKVLAVLRELTAFRSNQRFLEVWVYSVLCLVIRFGFQCYLVAEMGVDIPMTEVLFALAFTNVFNLLPVQTVGNFGTTEFPFVWLLNHFGTSIEIATVTGFSLHILILIYCLPLGASGFLMKPKEQ, encoded by the coding sequence ATAGCACTCCGCTGGAGTGCAAAATATCTATACCCTTTTTCTATAGACATATCACGCCTCTGGCGTGAGGACACAGATAAACAGAAAATATCCAGAATACACACAGCGAGCGTGCCTTTGGACAAAAAGCAAATTCAACGGGTTACCAAAATCGGCTTACCGACGGTCTTAGCAATCGTCATAGCTTACTTCCTTTTAAAAGAGATCGACATTCAAGAAATACCCAAAACCCTGAGCCGATTGTCACTAAAGGCACTCCTCATCGGGTTCGGATGCTACGGCGTGTTAGTCTTAGCGAAAGCCCTCCGATTTCGGGCACTGCTTAACCTCGATAGTGGTGTGCATAAGGTCTTCCCAATCTTGGCGATGCACACCTTTTGGGGCAATATCCTCCCGATGCGGACAGGCGATGTCTCTTATGTCTACCTGATGCAACGCCGTCAGCAGGTAGATGCAACGCAGGGAGTCGCTTCACTGCTGGTGGCAAGTCTGATTGATTTAGTGCTACTCATGGGCTTGGTGGTCGCCACGGCGTGGCACCTGCGCGCTGCACTTCGAGACACATTATCCGGCACGGTCCTCTATCTCATACCCCTCCTGATGGGGGGAGGCTTGGTTGCCGCGATCGTTTTCGTCTACGCTGCCCCGCACGCCTGTATGAGATTCGCAGAAGGGTGCGCGGGTCCACTATTGGCACTTGAGAAGAGCCCTGTTTCGTGGACAGTCGATAAAGTCTTGGCAGTGCTTCGGGAACTCACAGCGTTCCGATCGAATCAGCGGTTTTTGGAGGTCTGGGTATATTCCGTCCTGTGTCTGGTTATCCGTTTTGGGTTTCAATGTTACCTCGTCGCCGAAATGGGTGTTGACATTCCGATGACGGAGGTGTTGTTCGCACTCGCATTTACCAATGTCTTTAACCTGTTGCCCGTTCAAACCGTCGGTAACTTCGGGACAACAGAATTCCCCTTTGTGTGGTTGCTAAACCATTTCGGCACATCTATAGAGATTGCCACGGTTACTGGCTTTAGTTTGCACATTCTAATTCTAATTTACTGTCTACCGTTAGGCGCGTCCGGATTTTTGATGAAACCGAAGGAGCAATAA
- a CDS encoding enolase, translating to MLNIKHLEAIPLNVPFYHERVSRHMHRALTHGERVHVYRVELSNGVIGYGENLSDESANIEQIIGENAFACMNDDSIGFGIQMSLFDAVGKSVDLPAYQLIGPKVRDRCPISWWDIDMPPEDWVAEVQESVKRGYTSAKLKARPWRDIFAQVNAVGDAVPADYRLDIDFNGFLRTADNAIPVLQQLDEHPNVAIYESPYYLGTDVEGAARLQAAVRNRIVEHFNESCLHARCCGGFVVGGGVNSLLRTNALCASFAQPYWLQMVGTGITTAYSVHLGAVLSQAELPAITCHELWESDLLETRLPVVEGTIQVSDAPGLGITVDEAALSAYRVDASTPTPQQLFRESEYTCRVHIPNSSGGETVHDFRDEGVYYPAFSEGEYPGFVPGVWMEVV from the coding sequence ATGCTCAACATCAAACATCTCGAAGCGATTCCGTTGAACGTTCCATTCTATCACGAACGGGTGAGCAGACACATGCATCGCGCCTTGACACACGGCGAACGGGTCCATGTTTACCGGGTCGAACTCAGTAACGGCGTTATCGGATACGGCGAAAATCTATCAGATGAATCGGCGAACATCGAACAAATCATCGGAGAGAACGCGTTTGCCTGTATGAACGATGACAGCATCGGGTTCGGCATCCAGATGTCGCTTTTCGACGCTGTCGGTAAATCCGTGGATCTCCCAGCCTATCAACTCATCGGACCGAAGGTGCGTGACAGATGTCCAATTTCGTGGTGGGACATAGATATGCCACCGGAGGACTGGGTGGCGGAAGTCCAAGAATCCGTGAAACGGGGTTACACGTCTGCGAAACTGAAAGCGCGTCCGTGGCGGGATATCTTCGCGCAAGTGAACGCTGTCGGGGATGCCGTGCCAGCAGACTATCGACTCGATATTGATTTCAACGGGTTTCTACGGACCGCGGATAACGCCATCCCCGTATTGCAACAATTGGATGAACACCCGAACGTCGCTATCTACGAGAGTCCATACTATCTCGGCACGGACGTAGAAGGGGCAGCGCGGTTGCAAGCGGCTGTCCGGAATCGGATCGTCGAGCATTTCAACGAATCGTGTTTGCATGCGCGCTGTTGCGGGGGGTTCGTTGTCGGCGGTGGTGTAAATTCGCTCCTACGGACAAACGCGCTCTGCGCGTCCTTTGCGCAACCTTACTGGCTCCAGATGGTAGGCACGGGTATCACAACGGCGTATTCGGTACATCTCGGTGCGGTGTTATCGCAAGCGGAATTGCCAGCGATTACGTGTCACGAGTTGTGGGAATCGGATCTGCTCGAAACGCGACTCCCTGTCGTTGAGGGGACGATTCAGGTATCGGATGCTCCGGGTCTCGGTATAACGGTCGATGAGGCGGCACTGTCCGCGTATCGCGTCGATGCGTCTACGCCGACACCGCAGCAACTTTTTCGAGAGAGTGAGTATACCTGTAGAGTGCATATCCCGAACAGCAGCGGTGGCGAAACGGTTCATGATTTCCGTGATGAGGGTGTCTATTATCCAGCGTTCAGTGAGGGTGAGTATCCAGGGTTCGTGCCGGGGGTTTGGATGGAAGTGGTTTGA
- a CDS encoding formylglycine-generating enzyme family protein: protein MKSVLRILCYGTLCLIVSLSAQAPDMVLIAAGEFLMGSDDGERDERPVHTVYLDAFYIDPYEVTVGEYKRFLEETNHRPLPNSVSRTSPTDQHPVVEVNWHDAMAYAQWAGKRLPTEAEWEKAARGGLIGQDYPWEGRIDANTANYGNNTKAGTHQERTTPVGTYPANGYGLYDMSGNVAEWCLDTYQRKFYENGQQRNPVAGAENVQQAIANAATHKERRVVRGGSWSFNAKSVRVANRLAEKPSLLSSDVGFRCVRDVKP, encoded by the coding sequence GTGAAAAGCGTCTTGCGGATTCTATGCTACGGTACCCTCTGTTTGATCGTGAGTTTATCTGCACAAGCACCCGATATGGTGCTCATCGCAGCCGGTGAGTTCCTGATGGGGAGCGACGATGGAGAACGCGACGAAAGACCGGTACATACCGTTTACCTTGATGCATTCTACATCGATCCATACGAAGTAACGGTTGGAGAATACAAGCGATTCCTTGAAGAGACAAACCATCGTCCTTTACCGAATTCGGTTTCTCGGACCTCACCGACCGATCAGCACCCCGTCGTAGAGGTCAACTGGCACGATGCAATGGCGTATGCACAATGGGCGGGTAAACGGTTGCCGACGGAAGCCGAATGGGAAAAAGCGGCGCGAGGCGGTTTAATCGGACAAGACTATCCGTGGGAAGGTCGGATTGATGCGAACACAGCAAATTACGGCAATAATACGAAAGCTGGCACGCATCAGGAACGCACAACACCCGTAGGGACATATCCTGCGAATGGCTACGGTTTATACGATATGTCTGGAAACGTCGCCGAGTGGTGCCTTGATACATATCAACGGAAGTTTTATGAGAACGGGCAGCAGCGCAATCCCGTTGCGGGCGCTGAAAACGTTCAACAGGCTATCGCAAATGCTGCGACTCACAAAGAACGGCGTGTTGTGCGTGGTGGATCGTGGAGTTTCAATGCGAAAAGCGTGCGCGTCGCGAATCGCCTTGCGGAGAAACCGTCCCTGTTGAGCAGTGATGTCGGATTTCGTTGCGTGCGAGATGTGAAACCTTAA